One Pseudochaenichthys georgianus chromosome 7, fPseGeo1.2, whole genome shotgun sequence DNA segment encodes these proteins:
- the prdm2a gene encoding PR domain zinc finger protein 2 isoform X3 — protein sequence MEDSPHLYISEFVENEDMDKMDINQEETNIASDMVKSPYQDTERDSNFFQCQHCERHFTTKPGLERHMHIHTSANNDAHKYKTNISLASNLELLHHEKVKPLDLAGSAMQLHTSSTTGSNTPILSSGDHNAQPDKPGVSEGRHACKYCGKIFTTHTNTWRHERRIHEQHLQVTHVEKAHLPQEENVEGMCSETNQQETELVDKMAPAAVLENEVGHAEQYMLDISSNISENLSFYIDGRIVSTSTISSCEAAEVHSGSATLVGLDALILDPTQISQVLNTDSEMSGQPLARRRTATPPLLPQIKTELESDVVVSSSSSSLVCSIIENLFPQNTEGTVVQKERTVFLSPKLKQLLEKQDGLKLALIADGQKPLSPVSLSVLPAGTGRFKRRTGSPPPSSPQQSPREETADSGDCEAVNTGQTETQHSSPAHQTANVKDDTTPPEEEPPTESWPPSTGGNSCNQQPLDLSNTVKSSEDVASADSALDLSFQKTNHGESELMLNLVSHAVLTEGKSIEGMMGMTLIDSLEQNISFMNPDTSLLTDFTILTSQDMMSPMQSMAEGLVYGLALPSNSLTPSPSLTPLSLQPSSPCTIAFTTHASHTGLSTAPSLITVLAPSHISNQPIQVLAPDISQVTCTENALHFSECDLTTAFATSNAADPVTLSQPFHPTLNLPSHMFLSDQITLNPPILESTPTSEGQFTPTVTFNDSLINSYNLTSNTVLIECTIALEAPGSIVPAAVTLQGNTAEPPAPTQMVVNHVEQEQIVSVPNPQTEDPTILMSSIAESVTLSTTAASVLSDCPAPVGESGPDPELVVNAEPSTIKEEEAADSTVSAPETPSKTSPSSEKAEEEDASTTPSDAQQQTFTKNFICNVCDKLFHSMKELGHHVGDHADEWPYKCEFCVLLFSKPSALLDHRSSLHGVGKTYVCSACTKEFVYLCNLKQHQEELHPGQQCTYTEEEKGKLRPQNFNNLTKVTTETSVPDAAEEPKVKKEEGEVDEAAEELLTTIKILASDGAKLKGPDVRLGINQHYPSYKPPPFPYHNRSTTGTLASATNFTTHNIPQTFSTAIRCTKCGKSFDNMPELHKHILTCANASDKRRYTPKRNPIPLRHFAKTQNGVLSTTNSTNGLNASNRPSHSNRSKPNQDSAVNVKFKVLSKRKKKLVQRVMPQRNKSVPSSNKMSPAHVDEQQEIFVCPHCSREFTMRRSRTKHMAVCPKKPKEVKKRKEGGISVTKENDGHLHRGAEETQQSSPLHKTRLQTSSPAKRPAILPVQTVLSNKRSKIIIKESTQLKQDTPTLSELPIVRTFNPSMRQYSRMQHKGMPIKITIVKPQQAAAQREERPPTPGPEDSSSSEHSPAV from the coding sequence ATGGAGGACTCTCCTCACCTATACATCTCAGAATTTGTAGAGAATGAGGACATGGATAAGATGGACATTAATCAAGAGGAAACCAATATTGCATCCGACATGGTTAAGTCACCATACCAGGACACTGAGAGggactcaaacttttttcaatgccAGCACTGTGAGAGACACTTCACCACCAAACCAGGCCTGGAACGACACATGCACATCCACACCTCCGCAAACAACGATGCTCACAAATACAAAACCAATATTTCACTAGCTTCGAATCTGGAGCTGTTGCACCATGAGAAGGTAAAGCCTCTGGATTTAGCAGGCTCGGCCATGCAGCTTCATACTTCATCCACCACTGGCTCTAATACTCCCATTTTGTCCTCTGGTGACCACAACGCTCAGCCAGACAAACCGGGAGTGTCAGAGGGGCGTCATGCTTGCAAGTACTGTGGAAAGATATTCACTACACATACCAACACGTGGCGGCATGAGCGAAGGATCCACGAGCAGCACCTGCAAGTCACACATGTGGAAAAAGCCCATCTGCCCCAAGAGGAAAACGTTGAGGGGATGTGCAGTGAAACAAACCAACAGGAAACTGAGCTTGTTGACAAAATGGCACCTGCAGCTGTTCTGGAGAACGAAGTGGGACACGCAGAACAATACATGCTTGACATCTCTAGCAATATTTCAGAGAATCTTAGCTTTTATATTGATGGAAGGATAGTGTCAACAAGTACGATCAGTAGCTGTGAAGCAGCTGAGGTTCATTCTGGGTCGGCAACTTTAGTTGGACTGGACGCCCTGATTCTAGACCCCACCCAAATCAGCCAGGTGTTAAATACAGATTCAGAGATGTCTGGTCAACCACTGGCAAGGAGAAGAACCGCCACACCTCCGCTTTTACCACAAATTAAAACTGAACTGGAGTCTGACGTGGTTGTGTCTTCTTCCTCATCTTCACTTGTATGTTCTATAATAGAGAATCTTTTTCCTCAGAATACAGAGGGTACAGTGGTGCAGAAGGAAAGAACTGTGTTTCTGTCTCCAAAGCTGAAGCAGCTGCTGGAGAAGCAGGATGGCCTTAAACTCGCACTCATCGCAGACGGCCAGAAACCTTTatcacctgtctctctgtctgtgctgCCTGCAGGGACAGGACGGTTCAAAAGAAGGACTGGGTCTCCTCCACCGAGCTCTCCACAGCAAAGCCCTAGAGAAGAAACGGCAGATAGTGGAGATTGTGAAGCTGTGAATACAGGACAGACGGAGACCCAACATAGTTCACCTGCGCACCAAACAGCCAATGTGAAGGATGACACAACCCCACCTGAGGAGGAGCCACCGACGGAGAGCTGGCCTCCCTCCACCGGTGGTAATTCCTGTAACCAGCAACCACTGGATCTCTCCAACACAGTCAAAAGCAGTGAAGACGTAGCTTCAGCCGATTCGGCGCTGGATTTGAGTTTCCAAAAAACAAATCATGGGGAATCTGAACTGATGTTAAATTTAGTTTCACATGCAGTTTTAACCGAAGGAAAATCAATTGAAGGCATGATGGGAATGACCTTAATCGATAGTTTAGAGCAAAATATAAGCTTCATGAATCCCGACACCTCCTTACTGACAGACTTCACCATACTTACAAGTCAAGATATGATGAGCCCAATGCAGTCTATGGCAGAAGGGCTTGTTTATGGTCTTGCACTTCCCTCCAATTCCCTGACTCCATCACCCTCCCTGACCCCTCTCTCCTTGCAGCCATCTTCACCGTGCACCATAGCATTCACCACCCATGCTTCACACACAGGGCTCTCCACTGCTCCTTCATTAATCACAGTGTTGGCACCGTCACATATTTCAAACCAACCAATCCAGGTATTAGCCCCCGATATATCACAGGTAACCTGCACGgaaaatgcattacatttttcaGAGTGTGATTTAACTACTGCATTTGCCACATCAAATGCTGCCGACCCTGTCACTCTCTCCCAACCTTTTCACCCGACTCTAAATCTACCCAGCCACATGTTTCTCTCTGATCAAATAACACTCAATCCGCCTATATTGGAGTCCACTCCTACGTCAGAAGGGCAATTCACACCTACTGTAACTTTCAATGATTCCCTCATCAACTCGTATAACCTAACCAGCAACACGGTGTTGATAGAGTGCACAATAGCTCTTGAAGCCCCGGGGAGTATAGTCCCTGCTGCAGTCACCTTACAAGGAAACACTGCTGAGCCTCCAGCACCTACACAGATGGTTGTTAATCACGTCGAACAGGAACAGATTGTATCAGTGCCCAACCCGCAAACTGAAGACCCCACTATTCTGATGTCATCCATCGCAGAATCAGTTACTCTATCCACCACCGCCGCCTCAGTGCTATCTGATTGTCCTGCTCCAGTTGGTGAATCAGGTCCTGACCCAGAGCTTGTTGTTAACGCGGAGCCATCGACCATCAAAGAGGAAGAAGCTGCTGACAGCACTGTTTCCGCTCCTGAAACCCCATCTAAAACCTCGCCTTCTTCTGAGAAAGCCGAAGAGGAGGACGCCTCAACAACTCCCAGCGATGCCCAACAGCAGACTTTCACCAAGAATTTCATCTGCAACGTGTGCGATAAGCTTTTCCATTCAATGAAAGAACTGGGCCATCATGTAGGTGACCATGCTGACGAATGGCCCTACAAATGTGAGTTCTGCGTGCTGCTGTTCAGCAAACCCTCCGCTTTGCTCGATCATCGGTCAAGCCTCCACGGGGTGGGCAAGACTTATGTTTGCAGTGCATGCACGAAGGAATTTGTCTACCTTTGCAATCTAAAACAGCATCAGGAAGAATTACATCCCGGACAGCAGTGTACATACACAGAAGAGGAAAAGGGAAAACTAAGACCTCAGAACTTCAATAACTTAACAAAAGTCACCACGGAGACCTCAGTGCCCGACGCTGCAGAGGAACCGAAGGTGAAAAAGGAAGAAGGGGAAGTAGATGAGGCTGCTGAAGAACTGTTAACAACTATAAAAATCCTGGCCTCAGATGGAGCCAAACTCAAAGGGCCGGATGTTCGTCTCGGCATCAACCAACATTACCCCAGCTATAAGCCCCCTCCGTTTCCCTACCATAACAGGTCCACCACGGGCACCTTAGCTTCAGCCACAAACTTCACTACCCACAACATCCCACAAACCTTCAGCACGGCCATTCGATGCACCAAGTGTGGGAAGAGCTTTGATAACATGCCAGAGTTACATAAGCACATCCTGACTTGTGCGAATGCCAGCGATAAAAGGCGATACACCCCCAAAAGGAATCCCATCCCACTACGCCACTTTGCAAAAACTCAAAATGGAGTTCTATCTACCACTAACTCCACTAACGGACTAAATGCGTCGAACAGACCCAGCCATTCAAACAGGTCCAAACCTAACCAAGATTCAGCAGTAAATGTGAAGTTCAAGGTCCTGAGCAAGAGGAAGAAAAAGTTGGTCCAAAGGGTCATGCCACAGAGGAACAAGTCAGTCCCTTCATCGAATAAAATGTCACCCGCACATGTGGATGAGCAGCAGGAGATCTTCGTCTGCCCGCACTGCAGCAGGGAGTTCACAATGCGCCGCAGCAGAACCAAACACATGGCCGTCTGCCCCAAGAAACCCAAAGAGGTGAAGAAAAGGAAAGAAGGAGGCATCTCTGTGACGAAGGAGAATGATGGACACCTGCACAGAGGAGCTGAAGAGACACAACAATCCTCACCTCTGCATAAAACCAGACTGCAGACGTCTAGCCCCGCTAAAAGACCCGCCATCCTACCAGTGCAAACCGTCCTGTCAAACAAAAGAAGTAAAATAATTATCAAAGAGAGCACACAGCTGAAACAAGACACGCCCACTCTGAGTGAACTTCCCATCGTTCGCACTTTTAACCCCTCTATGCGACAGTATAGCCGAATGCAGCACAAAGGGATGCCCATTAAGATCACCATAGTGAAACCACAGCAGGCTGCAGCGCAGAGGGAGGAGCGGCCCCCCACCCCGGGACCAGAGGACAGCAGCAGCTCTGAGCACAGTCCAGCAGTCTGA